The Spiroplasma corruscae DNA window AATAGGTTTGAAATAACTTGTTTAGCTAAATCGATTGTTTCTTCAGTTTTAAATACTAATTTTTTTGGTTTTTCTTTAACATAACGGTACTTTATTTTATATAACATATCAAAATTGTTAATTATATAGTTTGTTAAAGTATTATGTTCTGAAATTTCAATTTCATTACTTATTAAATTTTTATACAAAAAATATTGAACTATTCCAGTAAATGTAATTGGATACAAAAATGTTATTAGTTCTTTTTGAGTTGTTATGTAGTATTTTAATTCTGCATTTTCTTCTGCAACCTTATGAAGGCCATATCAGAAGATGCTTTGTTTATATAAATCTTTCATGTTTCCTCTTAATTAAACTTATTTAATTTTATAAAATGTTGCAAATCATTAATAGCTCTATTTGAGTATAGTTCTTTTTTAATCTCTTTTTTTATTTTTTTATCAATATGTAGGTTTTCTACAATTCCTCAATTAGCTTTCATAGGTTGAAAATCATCAACGTTTGTATTTATTATATAACTTTGCAATGAACCCATTACAGTTGTTTTAGGAAAAGATACCATTTTCTTTTCGCTTAGTAATTGATAAACATTTAAAGCTGCTATTAGTCCTGATGAAGTTGATTCAACATATCCTTCCACGCCTGTAATTTGACCCACAAAAAATATATTTTGATTACTTTTCAATTGATTATACTCATTAAGCAAAATTGGAGAATTTATAAAGTTATTTTTATGCATAACACCGTATCTTATGAATTCAGCATTTTCTAAACCAGGTATTAATCTAAATATTCTTTTTTGTTCATTAAATTTTAAATTTGTTTGAAAACCAACTAAATTATATAATGAATCTTTAGCATTATCTTGTCTTAATTGAACAATCGCATAATTTTTTGAACCATCTTTATTACTAATTCCAGCCGGCTTTAAAGGTCCATACAATAATGTTTTAAAGCCTCTTTTAGCCATTGCTTCAACAGGCATACAACCTTCAAAAAACTTTAAGTTAGTTTCATCATCTAAATGTAAATCTATTGTTTCTGCTTTTATAAGTTCATTGTAAAATAATTCATACTGTTCCTTATTCATTGGACAATTTATATAATCTTTTGTTTCACCTTTATCATATCTATTCTTCTTAAAACAAATATTCATATT harbors:
- the trmFO gene encoding methylenetetrahydrofolate--tRNA-(uracil(54)-C(5))-methyltransferase (FADH(2)-oxidizing) TrmFO — its product is MKKTVNIIGAGLSGCEAAWQLANRGINVNLYEMKSVKKNPVQNLDYFAELVCSNSLRSNDLKNAVGTLKRELELFNSLIIQSANECAIPGGQSLTVDRESFSKTITKKIKNHPNINVIKKEVVSIDRECINIIASGPLTSPLLQQEITNIIGKEYFYFFDAVAPIIKLESINMNICFKKNRYDKGETKDYINCPMNKEQYELFYNELIKAETIDLHLDDETNLKFFEGCMPVEAMAKRGFKTLLYGPLKPAGISNKDGSKNYAIVQLRQDNAKDSLYNLVGFQTNLKFNEQKRIFRLIPGLENAEFIRYGVMHKNNFINSPILLNEYNQLKSNQNIFFVGQITGVEGYVESTSSGLIAALNVYQLLSEKKMVSFPKTTVMGSLQSYIINTNVDDFQPMKANWGIVENLHIDKKIKKEIKKELYSNRAINDLQHFIKLNKFN